In Lysinibacillus sp. 2017, the DNA window GCATTCACAACTATGCGTGCGCGCGGTGCATCTATCACAGATATCGCAATTATCGTAGTTGCAGCTGATGATGGTGTAATGCCTCAAACAATAGAAGCAATCAACCACGCGAAAGCAGCAGAAGTACCGATTATTGTAGCTGTTAACAAAATGGATAAACCTGCAGCAAATGCTGACCGCGTTCAGCAAGAATTAACAGAGCATGGTTTAGTACCAGAAGCATGGGGTGGAGATACAATCTTCGTTCCAATTTCAGCACTTAAAGGTGACGGAATTGATGAATTATTAGAAATGATTCTTTTAACTGCAGAAGTAGGCGAATTAAAAGCCAATCCAACTCGTGCTGCAATCGGTTCAGTAATCGAAGCACAACTTGATAAAGGCCGCGGTGCCGTTGCAACATTATTAGTTCAAGATGGTTCATTACGTGTTGGTGATCCAATCGTAGTTGGTCACGCATACGGTCGTGTACGTGCAATGGTAAACGATTTAGGTCGTCGCATTAAAATTGCAGGTCCATCGACGCCAGTAGAAATTACAGGTTTAAATGAAGTACCACAAGCGGGTGACCGTTTCGTAGTATTCCAAGATGAGAAAACAGCTCGTCAAGTTGGTGAGTCTCGTTCAATGACAGCAATTCAAGCCCAACGTTCTGAAAAACAACGTGTAACACTTGATAACTTATTCGAACAAATGAGCCAAGGTGAAGTAAAAGAATTAAACTTAATCGTAAAAGCTGACGTACAAGGTACTGTGGAAGCAATGGCTTCATCATTAATGAAAATTGATGTAGAAGGCGTTAATGTAAAAATCATCCACACAGGTGCTGGAGCAATTACTGAATCGGATATCTCCCTTGCAGCAGCTTCAAATGCCATCGTAATCGGCTTCAACGTTCGTCCAGATACAAATGCGAAACGTGCAGCAGATGAAGAAGGCGTAGATATTCGTTTACACCGTATCATCTACAAAGTAATTGAAGAAATCGAATCAGCGATGAAAGGGATGCTTGATCCAGAATTCGAAGAAAAAATTGTTGGTCAAGCGGAAGTTCGTCAAACAATTAAAGTATCTAAAGTTGGTACAATTGCAGGTTCTTACGTAATCGAAGGGAAAATCGTTCGTGATGCAGGCGTACGTATTATCCGCGAAAACGTTGTTATTTTCGAAGGCGAGTTAGACTCATTAAAACGCTTCAAAGATGATGCAAAAGAAGTAGCAAAAGGTTATGAATGTGGTATTACAATTAAAAATTACAACGACGTTCAAGAAGGCGACATTATTGAAGCCTACGTAATGGAAGAAATCGTTCGTAAATAATGATTGTATACGCAGAAATTGAATTTATGATTCAGACTGCCCATTCATTAAAGGAAAAGCGTGCTGTTCTTCAACGAATGGTGACGCGAACAAAACAAAAATTCAATGTATCTGTTGCGGAAATTGATCATCAAAATGTTTGGCAACGTACAAAAATAGCACTTGTTTCGGTTGCTTCTTCTACAGAAGCGGCTGAACGTGAGCTTATGCATGCCGTGCACTTTTTGCAGTCAAATCCACAGTGGGAGCAGCTGGAATTTTATCGAGAATATTTATAACAGCCCTATGAGGCAAGTTGGTAGTAAAATGAGGTGACTTTTATGTCTCTACGTTCAAATCGTGTTGCAGAGCAAATGAAAAAAGAGATTACGGATATTATTGCACGCAAACTTAAAGACCCTGCTGTTGGTTTCATTACAGTAACGGAAGTAGCAGTAACAGGAGATCTTCAACAAGCGACAGTATATATTACATCTCTAGGTAATGAACGTGAGCGCAAGGAATCGTTAAAAGCTTTAGAAAAAGCTTCAGGATTCATGCGTTCAGAAATCGGTTCACGCATTCGTTTACGCCGTACACCAGAATTACTTTTCGAATTCGATACAGCTATCGAATACGGAAATAAAATTGATGCATTACTTCGTGGCTTAAACGAAGACAAATAGTTTTCACACAGAGACCTTCTCTCGTGAAGTACTAAAAAATGGAAGGCAGGAATGTTGTGTAAACAATATTTCTGTCTTTTTGTTTGCCTATTAAAAAAGAAGAAAATGCATCTTTGACAACAATACATTTAATAAAAATAGTCGATTGGAATGGAGGGGAGGCGACTCCTACGGGAACAGCGCGAGCGGAAAATCAACTTATTTCAGAAGTTCTTCCGAAATAAGTTAGTTGAAGCCGTGCCCGCGGAAAGCGTCCGACCCATAATAGAAATCGACATCCAGTGAGAGAGGGGCAACACTATGAACGGTATTCTTCCATTATGGAAAGAGCGTGGAATGACGAGTCATGACTGCGTGTTTAAGTTACGAAAGATTTTAAAAACGAAAAAGGTTGGCCATACAGGGACCCTTGATCCAGGTGTAGAAGGCGTATTACCAATTTGTATCGGACAAGCGACTCGTATCGCTGAATATTTAACTGATGCAGGGAAAACATATGAGGCGGTTGTGTCAATCGGTCGTACCACAGCGACAGAAGATGCAGAAGGCGAAACAGTTGAAGAAAATACGGATTACAAATCATTCTCGCGTGAAGAAATCCAACAAGCACTTATTTCTTTAACTGGTGAAATTGAGCAAACACCACCCATGTTTTCAGCCGTTAAAGTAAACGGTAAAAAGCTATACGAATATGCACGTGCAGGTCAAACGGTAGAACGTCCAACACGTAAAATCACAATTTATGAGCTAGAGCTTTTAGATGACGCAGAAACGTTTGAAGGTGAAACAGTAACGTTTTCTATTCGAATTAAATGTTCAAAAGGTACATATATTCGTACATTAGCTGTGCAAATTGGGGAAGCCCTAGGATACCCAGCACATATGCATGAATTAGTACGTACAGCTTCAGGAACATTTACAAAAGAAAATTGTTTTACATTAGCTGAAATTGCGGAATTAATGGACAAAGGCGAGCAAGAGAAGTTTTTATTGCCAGTTGAGTATGCCCTATCAAATTATCCGTATGTTGAAATTACGCCAGATGTTGAAAAGCAAATTTTCAATGGACAAGTACTACCAATGCATGCATTATTAAAAGAACATGATAAAATGGTGTATGGTGTAGACGGGCGAGCATTTGCGGTATATATCGCACATCCGATAAAGATTGGGCAAATGAAGCCTGATAAAATGTTTCCCGAACTAGATTAGGAGGCAAATTATGAACGTTATTCATTTAAAATATCCGCATCAATTAGCGCAAGAAACAAATAAACTGGCCTTTTCATTAGCAGTTGGTTTTTTTGATGGTGTACATAAAGGACATCAAGCGGTCATTAATTCTGCTAAAGAAAAAGCACAGCAATTAGGTGTTCAAAGTGCAGTGATGACGTTTGATCCACATCCTTCAATTGTTTTAGGCAGACGTAATGAAAAAGTTTTTTATATTACACCGCTTACACAAAAGTTAGATACACTTAAAAAATTAAATGTCGATACAGTTTTTGTTGTTAATTTCACATCGGATTTTGCAAAGCTAACACCAGAGGAATTCATCAAACATTTCATCTTAGATTTAAATGTGAAGCATGTAACAGCTGGCTTTGATTTTTCATTTGGGGCATTTGGCAAGGGGAATATGGAAACGATGAAACAGCTATCTAATGGACAATTTGGTGTGACAATTGTTGAAAAGCAAGCCGATACGGAAGAAAAGATTAGTTCAACTCGTATTCGAAACTATTTACAAGACGGTCAAATGGAGCAAGTGCGCACATTGTTAGGACGTGCTTTTGAAGTGCCAGGTATTGTCGTACATGGTGATAAGCGAGGACGTACAATGGGCTTCCCTACAGCAAATGTTCAAGCAATGGGAGGATGCTATATACCAGCAACAGGTGTGTATGCTGTCAAAATTTTAGTACAAAATGAATGGTATAACGGGGTTTGTAATGTAGGCTATAAACCAACATTTAAAAATCCAGATGAAAAGCAACTATCGATTGAGGTTCATATTTTAAACTTCGATAAAAATATATACGGTGAAGAAGTTGTAGTCGGTTGGTACAAACGAATCCGTAGTGAACGTAAATTTGATGGAATAAATGCACTGATCGAACAAATTGAACTAGATAAGCAAGAAGCTATCGAATATTTTAACCAGCTATCGTAATAGTTGCGGATTTGTGCCTTTCTATGGTAGTATTTATAAGTACGAAAATCTCGTATGATCCATAGCTCGGCTTTCCGCGACTCCAGCGTTTGCTGTGCTATCGGGGATATTAATTATTATTAGGAGGTCATTTCAAATGGCAATTACACAAGAACGCAAAAACGAAATCATCGCTGAGTACCGCACTCACGAAAGCGACACTGGTTCTCCAGAAGTACAAATCGCTGTATTAACTGCAGAAATCAACGCTTTAAATGCTCACTTAGCTACACACAAAAAGGATTTCCACTCTCAACGTGGTCTTCTTAAAATGGTAGGTAAACGTCGTCACTTATTAAAATATTTACGTGAAAACGATGTTGCACGTTACCGTACATTAATCAACAAACTTGGATTACGTCGTTAATCTGACAATAAAAAGCGGGATTTATCCCGCTTTTTATTATTGTTTAGAGAACAAAAAGAGCGAATCCACTATTAATTATTATGCACAATGATGTGCTCCTAATTTTAAATTTGCAAAACATGAATATTTTATTGAAAAAATTTAGCATAGATATAGCTTTTTTGATACACTAACTATGGTACATAAAAAGTTACGTAGAGTGTTTCAATAAGAAAGGGGTTCATTTAATGAACGAAAAAAAAGTCTTTTCGTATGAATGGGCTGGCCGTCCACTTGTAGTAGAAGTAGGACAGTTAGCAAAACAAGCAAACGGTGCTGCAATGGTTCGTTACGGCGAAACAGCAGTATTAGCGACAGCAACAATGTCAAAATCACCAAAACCATTAGATTTCTTCCCATTAACAGTTAACTACGAAGAACGTCTATATGCAGCAGGTAAAATTCCAGGAGGCTTCATTAAACGTGAAGGCCGTCCTTCAGAAACAGCGGTATTAACATCTCGTTTAATCGACCGTCCAATTCGCCCAATGTTCCCAGATGGCTTCCGTAACGAAGTACAATCAATCTTAATGGTTATGTCAAATGATCAAGATTGCCCATCTGATGTAGCAGCGATGTTCGGTTCTTCATTATCGTTAGCCATTTCAGACATTCCATTCGATGGACCGATTGCTGGTGTTCATATTGGATATATCAACGGTGAATTCGTTGTTAACCCAACACTTGAACAATCTGCAAAATCAACAGTACACCTAACAGTTGCTGGTAATAAAGATGCTGTCAACATGGTAGAAGCAGGTGCTTTAGAAGTACCTGAAGAAATCATGCTTGAAGCGATCATGTTCGGTCACGAAGAAATTAAAAAATTAATCGCCTTCCAAGAACAAATTATTGCGGAAGTCGGAAAAGAAAAAGTAGAAGTTGTACTGTATGAATTAGATGCAGAATTAACAGCTGCTATTAAAAAAGCTTGTGAAGTAGACATGAACGCAGCTATCCAAACAGTGGACAAGCAAGAGCGTGAAGAAAACATTACAGCTGTAAAAAATCGCATTATTGAATCTTATGAGGCCGAAGAAGCTAACGAAGAAACAATGAAGCAAGTAAAATCAATTTTAGACAAAATGGTGAAAGACGAAGTTCGTCGCTTAATCACTGAAGATAAAATCCGTCCAGATGGTCGTAAACAAGACGAAATTCGTCCGTTATCATCTGAGGTTGATTTATTACCACGTGCACATGGATCAGCAATGTTCACACGTGGACAAACGCAAGCACTTTCAATTTGTACACTAGGCGCATTAGGCGACGTTCAAATTATCGATGGTCTTGGTGTTGAAGAGTCAAAACGCTTCATGCACCATTATAACTTCCCAGCATTCTCAGTTGGGGAAACAGGTCGTTATGGCTCTCCAGGTCGTCGTGAAATCGGTCACGGTGCTTTAGGTGAGCGTGCTATTTCAGCAGTACTTCCTTCAGAAGAAGAATTCCCATATGCAATTCGTTGTGTAGCAGAAGTATTAGAATCAAATGGTTCTACTTCTCAAGCATCAATTTGTGCATCTATTATGTCATTAATGGCTGCAGGTGTTCCATTAAAAGCTCCAGTTGCAGGTATTGCAATGGGTCTTGTTAAAAAAGACGAACACTATACAGTATTAACAGATATACAAGGTATGGAAGATCACCTTGGCGATATGGACTTTAAAGTTGCTGGTACAGCTAAAGGTGTAACAGCACTTCAAATGGATATTAAAATCGATGGATTATCTCGCAACATTTTAGAGGAAGCTCTAACACAAGCGAAAATCGGTCGTATGCAAATTTTAGAACATATGATGACAACTATTTCTGAACCTCGTACTTCATTATCGAAACACGCGCCAAAAATCGTGTCAATTAAAATCAATCCTGACAAAATCCGCGATGTTATCGGACCAGGTGGTAAAGTGATTAACAAAATCATCGACGAAACTGGCGTTAAAATTGATACAGAACAAGACGGTACAATCTATATCGCTTCAGCTGATGAAGGTATGATTAACCGCGCGAAAGAAATGATCGAATCAATCGTACGTGAAGCAAAAGTAGGCGAGTACTACATGTCTACTGTAAAACGTATTGAAAAATTCGGTGCGTTCTGTGAAATCTTCCCAGGTAAAGATGGTTTATTACACATTTCTGAAATCCAAGAAGAGCGTACAAAAGAAGTTGAAGACGTTCTAAAACTTGGCGATCAATTACTAGTGAAATGTATCGAAATCGACAAACAAGGTCGAGTAAACTTATCACGTAAAGTAGTAATCCAAGAAGAAAAAGAACGAGCAGAGCAAAAATAATAATAGGCGTTTAGCCTATTATTATTTTCTGCACCGAAAGCAAAGCGACAGGTGCAAAAGGTTTTCTGCACCGAAAGCAAAGCGACAGGTGCAAAAGAATGTTTTCTGTACCGAAAGCAAAGCGACAGGTGCAAAAGAATGTTTTCTGCACCGAAAGCAAAGCGACAGGTGCAAAAGGTTTTCTGCACCGAAAGCAAAGCGACATGTGCAAAAGAGGTTTTCTGCACCGAAAGCAATAGATAAGATAGTTTTAAAGAGGGGCTGTACAACACTGTACAGTCTCTTTTTAATAGATGAAACGTTAAAAGGATGGGAGCAAATTATGGTACAAGTAATTACAGCGAAAAATGGAGTGCGAATTGTTGCAGAACAAATGCCTCATGTTCGCTCTTTATCGGTAGGGGTATGGGTGAATGCAGGTTCGCGCTATGAGACACCAGAAGAAAACGGCATCACACATTTTATTGAACATATGCTTTTTAAAGGCACAAAAAATCGTACGGCTCGACAAATTGCAGAACAATTTGATCGTATCGGTGGGGAAATCAATGCCTTTACCTCAAAGGAAAATACATGCTATTTTGCAAAAGTATTAGACCATCACGGTGAAATTGCGATTACGATTTTGGCAGATATGTTTTTCAATTCACTCTTTAGTCAAGAGGATATTGAGCGTGAACGTCAAGTGGTTTTAGAAGAAATTTATATGAGTGAAGATGATCCAGCTGATGATGTGCATGAAAAATTATGGGCTGTAATGTATCCAAATGATGCATTAGGACGTCCGATTTTAGGAACAGCAGAAACACTTGAGACATTTGATGAAGCTATGATTCGTACGTATATGGCGAAGCATTATGGGCCAAAAAATGTGGTTATTTCAATTGCGGGTAATATTGAAGAAGGCTTACTTGAAAAAATAGAAGCATTATTTGGTACATATGAAGCAAGTAGCAAATCCATAGTTTCAAAGCCATCGTATCCTGAATTTACTGCTGGTGAAGTTGAAAAAACACGTGATACAGAGCAAGCACATATTGCGATTTCATTCCCGGCTATTAATGTGAAGGATCCTCAAATGTATAGCTTTGTTGCATTAAATAATATTATTGGTGGCAATATGAGCTCACGACTTTTCCAAGATGTACGTGAAGATCGTGGCTTAGCTTACTCAGTATTTAGTTTTCAATCAAGCTTTGAGGATGTTGGGGCATTTACAATTGCTGCATCCGCATCGAAACAAAATTTAGATGCACTTAAACAGCAAATGGACCAAACCTTATTTGATGTTGTGGCAGGTGGAGTAACGGAAGAAGAGCTTGAAAATGCTAAAGAGCAATTAAAGGGCAGCTTTGTGTTAGGACTTGAAGGTACAGAGGACTATATGAACCGTAATGGTGTGAACGAGCTGATTCATCAAAATCATCGCACGGTTGATGAAGTATTAGCTAAAATTGACGCCATTTCAATGGATTCAATGGATGATTTGATAACGAAGATTTTATTAAACGAACCGGCA includes these proteins:
- the infB gene encoding translation initiation factor IF-2, translated to MSKVRVHEYAKKVNKTSKEVIEQLAKIDLPVKNHMAVIDEQAVSKLDSVFKQATEPTQAAKKPPVKSPVKTANVTQKKEQSTVKQQDQKQERQQSASINQQPRKTNNASGQSQSQQGEKHKNEKGNQNQNMTQNTNNNRNGGNTPSNNSNNSSKGGNTPNSNNRNSSTPNSNNRNSSTPNSNNRSSSTPNSNNRSSSTPNSNNRSSSTPNSNNRSSNTPNSNNRGGNTPNSNNRGGNSQNNKGGYQQRRKPGINGGKRRTHRPAPQPMVQKELPEKITFYESLSVAELAKKLYREPSEIIKKLFMLGVMATINQELDKDAIELICADYGVEVEEEIRIDKTDLDTYFDESIVEVDEDALEERPPVVTIMGHVDHGKTTLLDSIRNTKVTAGEAGGITQHIGAYQVNENGKKITFLDTPGHAAFTTMRARGASITDIAIIVVAADDGVMPQTIEAINHAKAAEVPIIVAVNKMDKPAANADRVQQELTEHGLVPEAWGGDTIFVPISALKGDGIDELLEMILLTAEVGELKANPTRAAIGSVIEAQLDKGRGAVATLLVQDGSLRVGDPIVVGHAYGRVRAMVNDLGRRIKIAGPSTPVEITGLNEVPQAGDRFVVFQDEKTARQVGESRSMTAIQAQRSEKQRVTLDNLFEQMSQGEVKELNLIVKADVQGTVEAMASSLMKIDVEGVNVKIIHTGAGAITESDISLAAASNAIVIGFNVRPDTNAKRAADEEGVDIRLHRIIYKVIEEIESAMKGMLDPEFEEKIVGQAEVRQTIKVSKVGTIAGSYVIEGKIVRDAGVRIIRENVVIFEGELDSLKRFKDDAKEVAKGYECGITIKNYNDVQEGDIIEAYVMEEIVRK
- a CDS encoding DUF503 domain-containing protein is translated as MIVYAEIEFMIQTAHSLKEKRAVLQRMVTRTKQKFNVSVAEIDHQNVWQRTKIALVSVASSTEAAERELMHAVHFLQSNPQWEQLEFYREYL
- the rbfA gene encoding 30S ribosome-binding factor RbfA, yielding MSLRSNRVAEQMKKEITDIIARKLKDPAVGFITVTEVAVTGDLQQATVYITSLGNERERKESLKALEKASGFMRSEIGSRIRLRRTPELLFEFDTAIEYGNKIDALLRGLNEDK
- the truB gene encoding tRNA pseudouridine(55) synthase TruB; protein product: MNGILPLWKERGMTSHDCVFKLRKILKTKKVGHTGTLDPGVEGVLPICIGQATRIAEYLTDAGKTYEAVVSIGRTTATEDAEGETVEENTDYKSFSREEIQQALISLTGEIEQTPPMFSAVKVNGKKLYEYARAGQTVERPTRKITIYELELLDDAETFEGETVTFSIRIKCSKGTYIRTLAVQIGEALGYPAHMHELVRTASGTFTKENCFTLAEIAELMDKGEQEKFLLPVEYALSNYPYVEITPDVEKQIFNGQVLPMHALLKEHDKMVYGVDGRAFAVYIAHPIKIGQMKPDKMFPELD
- the ribF gene encoding riboflavin biosynthesis protein RibF produces the protein MNVIHLKYPHQLAQETNKLAFSLAVGFFDGVHKGHQAVINSAKEKAQQLGVQSAVMTFDPHPSIVLGRRNEKVFYITPLTQKLDTLKKLNVDTVFVVNFTSDFAKLTPEEFIKHFILDLNVKHVTAGFDFSFGAFGKGNMETMKQLSNGQFGVTIVEKQADTEEKISSTRIRNYLQDGQMEQVRTLLGRAFEVPGIVVHGDKRGRTMGFPTANVQAMGGCYIPATGVYAVKILVQNEWYNGVCNVGYKPTFKNPDEKQLSIEVHILNFDKNIYGEEVVVGWYKRIRSERKFDGINALIEQIELDKQEAIEYFNQLS
- the rpsO gene encoding 30S ribosomal protein S15 encodes the protein MAITQERKNEIIAEYRTHESDTGSPEVQIAVLTAEINALNAHLATHKKDFHSQRGLLKMVGKRRHLLKYLRENDVARYRTLINKLGLRR
- the pnp gene encoding polyribonucleotide nucleotidyltransferase, with the translated sequence MNEKKVFSYEWAGRPLVVEVGQLAKQANGAAMVRYGETAVLATATMSKSPKPLDFFPLTVNYEERLYAAGKIPGGFIKREGRPSETAVLTSRLIDRPIRPMFPDGFRNEVQSILMVMSNDQDCPSDVAAMFGSSLSLAISDIPFDGPIAGVHIGYINGEFVVNPTLEQSAKSTVHLTVAGNKDAVNMVEAGALEVPEEIMLEAIMFGHEEIKKLIAFQEQIIAEVGKEKVEVVLYELDAELTAAIKKACEVDMNAAIQTVDKQEREENITAVKNRIIESYEAEEANEETMKQVKSILDKMVKDEVRRLITEDKIRPDGRKQDEIRPLSSEVDLLPRAHGSAMFTRGQTQALSICTLGALGDVQIIDGLGVEESKRFMHHYNFPAFSVGETGRYGSPGRREIGHGALGERAISAVLPSEEEFPYAIRCVAEVLESNGSTSQASICASIMSLMAAGVPLKAPVAGIAMGLVKKDEHYTVLTDIQGMEDHLGDMDFKVAGTAKGVTALQMDIKIDGLSRNILEEALTQAKIGRMQILEHMMTTISEPRTSLSKHAPKIVSIKINPDKIRDVIGPGGKVINKIIDETGVKIDTEQDGTIYIASADEGMINRAKEMIESIVREAKVGEYYMSTVKRIEKFGAFCEIFPGKDGLLHISEIQEERTKEVEDVLKLGDQLLVKCIEIDKQGRVNLSRKVVIQEEKERAEQK
- a CDS encoding pitrilysin family protein, whose translation is MVQVITAKNGVRIVAEQMPHVRSLSVGVWVNAGSRYETPEENGITHFIEHMLFKGTKNRTARQIAEQFDRIGGEINAFTSKENTCYFAKVLDHHGEIAITILADMFFNSLFSQEDIERERQVVLEEIYMSEDDPADDVHEKLWAVMYPNDALGRPILGTAETLETFDEAMIRTYMAKHYGPKNVVISIAGNIEEGLLEKIEALFGTYEASSKSIVSKPSYPEFTAGEVEKTRDTEQAHIAISFPAINVKDPQMYSFVALNNIIGGNMSSRLFQDVREDRGLAYSVFSFQSSFEDVGAFTIAASASKQNLDALKQQMDQTLFDVVAGGVTEEELENAKEQLKGSFVLGLEGTEDYMNRNGVNELIHQNHRTVDEVLAKIDAISMDSMDDLITKILLNEPAIAIIGPENE